In Nitrospira sp., one DNA window encodes the following:
- the traF gene encoding conjugal transfer protein TraF, giving the protein MTFLRVSGLRFTAWMLVILLPVHAAAVEFVFVGSRQMGMGGAGVATTMDSLATYWNPAGMAMSKKFDMRIQGSGQVIDRGDVFDTLKDINNLNLNDTSAGNIARLQQQIDRMNRPGTNLTAAASGGLYVKGNFGEHALGFNVSDVATAGGFLRAPVGFTNNGTNLTVNGQFAMNGLEVRQAALSYAYAFMDRMFSIGVTGKVIQGAAYTGATNIRGASDDVRVFEDIGRAKISTALGIDVGAMFRPSSWLRMGIVAKDINAPTFDAPNGDKFKLLPQVRTGVAVNPYNSLTLTADVDITKNNTLTPGVYSQVLSLGAEQTILSELLSFRLGAFKNMQDAKTPFIPTAGFGLRILALRIDIAGGYDFRDQAALASGSIAMTF; this is encoded by the coding sequence ATGACGTTCCTTCGGGTTTCTGGCCTTCGGTTCACTGCCTGGATGCTCGTCATCCTTCTGCCGGTTCACGCCGCAGCCGTCGAGTTCGTGTTCGTGGGTTCACGCCAGATGGGCATGGGCGGGGCCGGTGTCGCGACGACCATGGATTCCCTCGCGACCTATTGGAACCCTGCCGGGATGGCGATGAGCAAGAAGTTCGACATGCGGATTCAAGGCAGCGGTCAGGTCATTGATCGCGGCGACGTGTTCGACACCCTCAAAGACATCAATAACCTGAACTTGAATGACACCTCCGCCGGCAACATTGCACGTCTCCAGCAGCAGATCGACCGCATGAACAGGCCGGGGACCAACTTGACGGCCGCGGCTTCGGGTGGTCTCTACGTCAAAGGTAACTTCGGTGAACATGCGCTAGGGTTCAATGTTTCCGATGTCGCGACAGCGGGTGGCTTTCTGCGTGCTCCAGTCGGATTTACAAACAACGGTACCAACCTCACCGTCAACGGGCAATTCGCCATGAACGGATTGGAAGTGCGGCAAGCCGCGCTGTCCTATGCCTATGCGTTCATGGACCGGATGTTTTCCATCGGCGTCACCGGCAAGGTCATCCAAGGCGCGGCCTATACGGGTGCCACCAATATTCGCGGTGCGAGCGACGATGTGAGAGTATTCGAGGACATCGGGCGCGCCAAGATCTCAACCGCGCTTGGCATCGATGTGGGCGCGATGTTCCGCCCCTCGTCCTGGTTGCGGATGGGCATCGTGGCGAAGGACATCAACGCACCCACGTTTGACGCTCCCAACGGCGACAAATTCAAATTGTTGCCGCAGGTCCGAACCGGCGTCGCCGTGAACCCGTACAACTCTCTGACGCTCACCGCCGACGTGGACATCACGAAGAACAATACGCTCACTCCCGGTGTGTATAGCCAGGTGTTAAGTCTTGGCGCAGAACAAACGATCCTGTCCGAACTGCTGTCGTTCAGACTTGGTGCCTTTAAGAATATGCAGGATGCCAAGACCCCGTTCATCCCCACTGCGGGCTTCGGACTTCGCATCCTCGCCTTGCGCATCGATATCGCCGGCGGGTATGATTTCAGGGACCAGGCCGCCTTGGCGTCCGGCTCGATCGCGATGACGTTCTAG